A window from Plectropomus leopardus isolate mb chromosome 21, YSFRI_Pleo_2.0, whole genome shotgun sequence encodes these proteins:
- the fbxo15 gene encoding F-box only protein 15, translating into MAAPTAVTSRVRTVRTSRSTRADNSSLNFLERLPSHVLIKILSYLDASALHTIGHVSELFCQLAGDNTLWKKIYMAEFGKNRKRKPKCVEELKTSKVEVQDRAAGYWKRLHFKTVAECDMDKWKRHLGLISRHTGLPGQTERVLRNLHVTWELTVSDKSGREVTFEPSWSQFCETSVTLCWSGGGCLPNYQQISALQLHGVRRIALNCPGLKKPGWRSLMTTLNMQALTESTHIIGQDRLVELKLLQPGIIIGVWKDQGSVAFVMFTLHFHKLLERSTQGSSVSPYVEPMDKPPFDDIDPEYGLHGYQLHIVLHNTVCEIMSGSFSQLFCRRTQICDGLIQLTAISGTNLSQHTPLSGNITLSWRCEALQGAVENCCIMSLTLLDEFKKPFWCVGSPVSLELEKTSVFYDYDGEHFQIHYQDSDGQVKMKLVWMKEQKQFVVIGLVVCVTVSKVNEHFSRDY; encoded by the exons ATGGCGGCACCAACAGCAGTCACTTCCAGAGTGCGGACAGTGAGGACGTCCAGGTCCACAAGAGCTGACAATTCATCTCTGAACTTCCTGGAAAG ACTCCCATCTCACGTCCTGATTAAAATTCTGTCCTACCTGGATGCCTCTGCCCTTCATACCATCGGCCACGTCAGTGAGCTCTTCTGTCAGCTTGCCGGTGATAA CACTCTGTGGAAGAAGATATACATGGCAGAGTTTGGCAAGAATAGAAAGCGGAAACCTAAATGTGTAGAAGAGCTGAAGACATCGAAAGTGGAGGTGCAGGATCGAGCTGCGGGCTACTGGAAGAGGCTGCATTTCAAGACTGTAGCCGAATGTGACATGGACAAGTGGAAAAGACATCTCGGACTCATCAGCCGTCACACTGGGCTGCCCGGCCAAACAGAGCGGGTCCTCAG GAATTTGCACGTCACCTGGGAGCTGACGGTCTCTGATAAGTCAGGGCGAGAGGTCACATTCGAGCCGAGCTGGTCCCAGTTCTGCGAGACTTCTGTGACTCTGTGCTGGAGCGGAGGAGGCTGCTTGCCCAACTACCAGCAGATTTCCGCCCTTCAACTGCACGGTGTCAGGAGGATAGCCCTCAACTGCCCCGGCCTGAAGAA ACCTGGCTGGAGGTCACTGATGACCACATTAAACATGCAGGCTCTAACTGAAAGCACGCACATCATTGGCCAGGACAGACTGGTTGAATtgaagctgctgcagcctgGCATCATCATCGGTGTCTGGAAG GACCAGGGCTCTGTCGCCTTTGTCATGTTCACCCTCCACTTCCACAAGCTACTGGAAAGAAGCACACAGGGATCTTCTGTTAG CCCCTACGTGGAGCCAATGGACAAACCCCCTTTTGATGACATCGACCCTGAATACGGTCTCCATGGTTACCAACTACACATTGTTCTCCACAACACTGTATGCGAGATCATGTCCGGAAGCTTCTCCCAGCTCTTCTGCCGGAGAA CGCAAATCTGTGATGGCCTAATCCAGCTGACCGCCATCAGCGGGACAAACCTGTCGCAGCACACACCTTTGTCTGGCAACATCACCCTTTCCTGGAGGTGTGAGGCCCTGCAGGGTGCAGTCGAG AATTGCTGCATCATGAGTCTTACTCTGCTGGACGAATTTAAGAAACCCTTCTGGTGTGTCGGCTCTCCCGTTTCCTTGGAGCTGGAGAAGACATCCGTCTTCTATGACTATGATGGTGAGCACTTTCAGATCCACTATCAGGACTCAGATGGTCAGGTGAAGATGAAACTGGTATGGATGAAGGAACAGAAGCAGTTTGTCGTTATCGGTTTAGTTGTCTGTGTGACTGTTTCCAAAGTCAACGAGCATTTCAGTAGAGATTACTGA